A stretch of Candidatus Eisenbacteria bacterium DNA encodes these proteins:
- a CDS encoding 16S rRNA (guanine(527)-N(7))-methyltransferase RsmG has protein sequence MKNHIERVVARARREGLHAPDGAPERLASYVSLVLKFGEKFSLLSRADLTAPRIAKRHIADSLGGLQVAAPSPGARVLDYGAGAGLVGIVWAIVRPDLAITLLESRRKKCAFLSRAVADLGLAGTDVWEGRGEDAGPRAGSFDIVASRGVATDEETIEAFAILLRPEGAALFFKGPESARAARERIQRSTRFLPPVESIRLLGEGKKRIYLLARRV, from the coding sequence ATGAAGAACCACATCGAACGAGTCGTGGCCCGCGCCCGCCGAGAGGGTCTCCATGCGCCGGACGGGGCGCCGGAGCGTCTCGCGAGCTATGTTTCTTTAGTCCTCAAGTTCGGAGAGAAGTTCTCCCTTCTCTCCCGCGCGGATCTCACCGCCCCGCGGATCGCGAAGCGGCACATCGCCGACTCGCTCGGCGGGCTACAGGTCGCCGCCCCCTCGCCCGGCGCCCGCGTTCTGGATTACGGAGCGGGCGCGGGGCTCGTTGGGATCGTGTGGGCGATCGTGCGGCCCGACCTCGCGATCACGCTTCTCGAGTCGAGGCGGAAGAAGTGCGCGTTCTTGTCGCGGGCGGTCGCGGATCTCGGTCTTGCCGGGACCGATGTGTGGGAAGGGAGGGGAGAGGACGCGGGGCCGCGCGCGGGATCGTTCGACATCGTGGCGAGCCGCGGCGTGGCGACCGACGAAGAGACGATCGAAGCGTTCGCGATCCTTCTTCGTCCGGAGGGGGCGGCGCTCTTCTTCAAAGGTCCGGAGAGCGCTCGTGCCGCCCGAGAGCGGATCCAGCGGAGCACGCGCTTTCTCCCGCCGGTCGAGTCGATCCGCCTACTCGGCGAGGGTAAGAAGCGGATCTATCTCTTGGCGCGGCGCGTGTAG
- the mnmG gene encoding tRNA uridine-5-carboxymethylaminomethyl(34) synthesis enzyme MnmG: protein MRGCDVLVIGGGHAGCEAALAAARMGCSVLLLTHDRCAPARMSCNPAIGGLAKGQLVREIDALGGEMGLAIDATGIHFRVLNASRGPAVRAPRAQADRDAYSAYMRDVLEGRPNLAIEEGEAADLLVERGHVAGAVDASGRTFRARAVVLAAGTFLSACMYVGERCIPGGRRGEPAAERLAERMRALGFRTARLKTGTPPRLRGSTIRYERTCEQRPDDPPRPFSFRTQRIERNQVSCWTTDTNEETHRVIRASLDRSPLYTGKIQGAGPRYCPSIEDKVVRFGHHSSHKIFLEAEGGAEDLVYPNGISTSLPEETQRALLRTIPGLEDAEMVHPGYAVEYDFFPTDQIRRSLETRRVRGLYFAGQVNGTSGYEEAAAQGLVAGINAALGMDGREPICFGRGEAYIGVLIDDLITREPEEPYRLFTSRAEHRLLLRHDTADIRLAPLGVRLGLLPERVLRLAEERDRAAAREIVYLESIPVTPEGGSRALVEAGMRPASGPTTLAGLLRRPEVRYEDLLAFRNGEPVPPEAVRREVETRVKYAGYVARQTREAERLASMEGRPIPEAFDHETIRGLSREGREKLLRFRPETVGVASRIDGVSPADLALLVVHLDRRERARSANG from the coding sequence GTGCGCGGATGCGACGTTCTCGTGATCGGAGGGGGGCACGCGGGATGCGAGGCGGCGCTCGCGGCCGCTCGAATGGGATGCTCCGTCCTCTTGCTCACGCACGATCGTTGCGCGCCGGCGCGGATGTCGTGCAACCCGGCGATCGGAGGGCTCGCGAAGGGACAGCTCGTCCGCGAGATCGACGCGCTCGGCGGGGAGATGGGCCTCGCGATCGACGCGACCGGGATCCACTTTCGCGTGTTGAACGCAAGCCGCGGGCCGGCTGTGCGGGCGCCGCGCGCGCAGGCGGATCGCGATGCCTACTCGGCCTACATGCGGGACGTGCTGGAGGGCCGGCCGAACCTCGCGATCGAGGAAGGGGAAGCGGCGGACCTTCTCGTCGAGAGGGGACATGTTGCGGGGGCGGTCGACGCCTCCGGACGGACGTTTCGCGCGCGCGCGGTCGTGCTCGCCGCGGGGACTTTCCTCTCCGCGTGCATGTACGTGGGGGAGCGCTGCATCCCCGGGGGGCGCCGCGGCGAGCCGGCGGCGGAGCGTCTCGCCGAGCGGATGCGCGCGCTCGGGTTTCGCACGGCGCGCCTCAAGACCGGAACGCCGCCCCGCCTTCGAGGCTCGACGATTCGCTACGAGCGAACCTGCGAGCAGAGGCCGGACGATCCGCCGCGGCCCTTCTCCTTTCGGACCCAACGCATCGAGCGAAATCAGGTTTCCTGCTGGACCACCGATACGAACGAAGAGACCCACCGCGTCATCCGCGCGTCGCTTGACCGCTCGCCTCTTTATACAGGAAAGATTCAGGGCGCCGGTCCGCGTTATTGTCCATCGATCGAGGACAAGGTCGTCCGCTTCGGGCACCACTCGTCGCACAAGATCTTCCTCGAGGCGGAGGGCGGCGCCGAGGATCTCGTCTATCCGAACGGGATCTCGACGAGCCTCCCCGAGGAGACGCAGCGCGCGTTGCTCCGGACGATTCCCGGGCTCGAGGACGCAGAGATGGTCCATCCGGGCTACGCGGTGGAGTACGATTTCTTCCCGACCGATCAGATCCGCCGATCGCTCGAGACGCGGCGGGTGCGGGGACTTTACTTCGCGGGTCAAGTGAACGGCACCTCCGGCTACGAGGAGGCGGCGGCGCAAGGGCTCGTGGCCGGCATCAACGCGGCGCTCGGCATGGATGGCCGGGAGCCGATCTGCTTCGGGCGCGGGGAGGCGTACATCGGCGTTCTGATCGACGACCTCATCACGCGCGAGCCGGAGGAACCGTACCGCCTCTTCACCTCGCGCGCGGAGCATCGGCTTCTTCTTCGCCACGACACGGCGGACATTCGTCTCGCTCCACTCGGCGTCCGCCTCGGGCTTCTCCCCGAGCGGGTGCTTCGCCTCGCCGAGGAAAGAGACCGGGCGGCGGCGCGCGAGATTGTTTATCTCGAAAGCATTCCGGTGACGCCCGAGGGGGGAAGCCGAGCGCTCGTCGAGGCGGGGATGAGGCCGGCGTCGGGGCCGACCACGCTCGCCGGCCTTCTTCGCCGCCCCGAGGTGCGCTATGAGGATCTTCTCGCCTTTCGAAACGGGGAGCCGGTGCCGCCGGAGGCGGTCCGGCGCGAGGTCGAAACGCGCGTGAAGTATGCCGGCTACGTCGCGCGCCAGACCCGCGAGGCGGAGCGCCTCGCCTCGATGGAGGGGCGGCCGATTCCCGAAGCTTTCGATCACGAGACGATCCGCGGCCTCTCGCGCGAGGGGCGGGAGAAGCTCCTTCGCTTCCGTCCGGAAACGGTGGGGGTCGCGTCGAGAATCGACGGGGTCTCTCCCGCGGATCTCGCGCTTCTCGTCGTGCACCTCGACCGGAGGGAGCGGGCGCGCTCGGCGAACGGATGA